The sequence below is a genomic window from Acetivibrio clariflavus DSM 19732.
AACACGCTCAAATGCTTGCAGCAAAGCATACAGCAGCTTGATAGTACTGTACTTGATGTTCAGTTTTCAAAGAGCAACTTGCTATTTTAGACCAGCTATTTTATGTCTACCTCACCTAGGTGGTCTTGTTGTCATGCGTTTCATTAACGTCAGGAGCCTAAAAAAATTTCTCAAAATTTTTATTATAAACTCTTGACTTTAATTAGCTGGTCTCCCTTTTTTTATTTATATATATCTATATCAACCCCTAATAAAATCTTTTTTACATCCCCCTCATGGCAAAAATGGCAGGTGCCGCAACAATTATAAGTATAGCCATAAACATTATCATCATCGGGAACAGCAATTTTGTCGACAATTCCTCTCCAAGCCTTTTGGCTGTGCGTTTTCGCATCTCCCAACATTCGGCAGCCTGAAGTCTTAAAATTGACACCATTTCCGAATTACCTTTTTTCATGTTTTGCACTACCACCGATACAAATTTGGTTATTTCGGGAATTTTACACCTTTTTGCAAAATCCTCATAGGCGAGAATCTCCGGTTTTCCACTGCGTATATCGGCTATTGTAAGGCTCAATTCTTCATACAACACACTGTCTTTTTTACTGTCTGTCACAATCTTTTCCCAAGCCCTTGTAACGGTCATTCCTGCATTTATCAAAAGGGTGAGCTTGTTCAAAAAATCCGGAAAATCAAGCTGTATCGATGTTCGTCTTTCTTTTATTTTATTGTCCAGTTCATTGTCAGGAAGAAAGAAAGAAATTACAAGCACAATCAGGGCAAATATCCCGTAATCCCAATCAGGTTCACCGCTAAGTCCAAAAAGGCTTAAGAAGAAGGCAGTCATCAGTACTAAAACTATCTTGTTTGACCAATGAATGCGAAGGTAATACTGAGAATACTTTACACCATAGAGCTCAATTATCTTTGCCATGAGCCTTCTGTCATAGTTGGAACCGTAGTTGTACTTGATTAATTCCGTGACATACAGGCCAATGGGCAAAAAGTTCTTTAGCTTGTATTCATTAGGATCTAACGGTTCAATAAATTCCTTGTATTTTTTTGATGAAAGCAGGAAAAGTACAAGAATTCCGCCTGCCACAATCAGAAATATTACCAGTATTCCAGTATTGATTTGCATGGATTTTCACCTTAAATTTTTATATTCATTATTTTTTTGGATATAAAATATGCCGCTAAAATCAATATAAGAGCTACAGTCATTACAAATCTTCCTGCCAAAGTGTTGAAAATGGGATACATGTAGTCTTTTGAACTTGTGGACAGGAACAGTATAAGGAATACAGGCATGAGGGTCAGCACTTTCTGTTCAAACTTTCTGGCCGACAAAAGTGTGTCTATTTCTTCTTTTACTTCAATCTTGTCAGTAATTATGTTGGATGTGTTTTTTATAATTTCTACAATATTACCGCCTGCCCTTTTGCTTGTTTTAAACACATCCACAAAGTTTTCGATGTCCTCAAGATGGGATCTATTGGCAAAGTCCTCCAATGCAGCTTCAATGGTTTCATTCATTTCAATTTTTCGGACAATATATTCCACTTCTTTAATAATAAAAGCATTGCTGTCAGGATATATAATTGAAAGGTCTTTTAAAACTTCTTTGAAGGATGACTCAACCGATTTTCCCGCAGACAGAGATGAAGACAGAGAATAAAGCATGTCTTTAAACTGCAAATTCAATTCATTTTTCCTTTTTTCAATTATCTCCTTAGTCCTTACTTTAGGGTACAACAGAGCAAGAAAGGATGCCGCCAAAGAAATGAATAAATTCTGATAAAATATAAAGGAAACAATGTATATTA
It includes:
- a CDS encoding type II secretion system F family protein, whose protein sequence is MQINTGILVIFLIVAGGILVLFLLSSKKYKEFIEPLDPNEYKLKNFLPIGLYVTELIKYNYGSNYDRRLMAKIIELYGVKYSQYYLRIHWSNKIVLVLMTAFFLSLFGLSGEPDWDYGIFALIVLVISFFLPDNELDNKIKERRTSIQLDFPDFLNKLTLLINAGMTVTRAWEKIVTDSKKDSVLYEELSLTIADIRSGKPEILAYEDFAKRCKIPEITKFVSVVVQNMKKGNSEMVSILRLQAAECWEMRKRTAKRLGEELSTKLLFPMMIMFMAILIIVAAPAIFAMRGM
- a CDS encoding type II secretion system F family protein — encoded protein: MIKNRETRDVISETGSNLPDYNMYVMSVRERIMYILLAAVVIYIVSFIFYQNLFISLAASFLALLYPKVRTKEIIEKRKNELNLQFKDMLYSLSSSLSAGKSVESSFKEVLKDLSIIYPDSNAFIIKEVEYIVRKIEMNETIEAALEDFANRSHLEDIENFVDVFKTSKRAGGNIVEIIKNTSNIITDKIEVKEEIDTLLSARKFEQKVLTLMPVFLILFLSTSSKDYMYPIFNTLAGRFVMTVALILILAAYFISKKIMNIKI